CCTGGCAGGACTGGCAGGGCACCGCCGGCTTTGACCGCGAGGAAGACTTCTGGCCGCGTAAGTGGGCCGAGGCCTATGTGCATTTCGCGGCAGGGGAGAAACGGGCCTGGCTGCAGCAGATGGGGCACCGGCTGTTTCCCGTGGTCGGTTGGGCCGAGCGCGGCGGGTACGGTGCCAGCGGGCCGGGCAACTCGGTGCCGCGCTTCCACATCACCTGGGGGACCGGGCCGGGAATCACCGCGCCGTTCGAGGCCAAGGTGCGCGACGGCGTCGAACGCGGCCTGGTGCGCCTGGCGTTCCGGCACCGGCTCGATGACCTTGTCCTCACCGGCGGCGCCGTGACCGGTGTGCGCGGCACAGTGTTGGAACCAACGACGGCGGAGCGGGGCACTGCGTCCTCCCGGGCAGCCGTGGGGGATTTTGAGTTCAGCGCATCCGCAGTGGTGCTTACTACCGGCGGGATCGGCGGGGACCACGACGCCGTCCGGGCAGCATGGCCGGACCGGATGGGACCGGCACCGAAGAACATGCTCAGCGGCGTGCCCGAACATGTGGACGGGCGCGGGATCGGCATTGCGCAGGCGGCCGGCGGGCGGGTGATCAACCCGGACCGGATGTGGCATTACGTGGAAGGCATCCGCAACTGGAATCCGGTGTGGAAAAACCACGGCATCCGGATCCTTCCCGGCCCCTCGTCACTGTGGCTGGATGCGGCCGGGGACCGGCTGCCCGTGCCGCTTTTCCCGGGGTTTGACACCTTGGGGACCTTGGAACACCTGCGCCGCACGGGCTCCGACTACAGCTGGTTCATCCTTAACAAGGCCATCATCCGCAAGGAATTCGCCCTCTCCGGTTCCGAACAGAACCCGGATCTGACGGGAAAGTCCATTCGGGATGTGCTGAAGCGGGCCACAGCCGGAGTGCCGGCCCCGGTCCAGGCCTTCCTTGACCATGGGGAGGACTTCATTACCGCCAATTCCGTGGAGGAGCTGGTGGCGGGAATGAATATGCTGGCCAAGGATTCCTCCGCACAGGGCGAGGCGCCCCAACTTTCCGCGGACGCGGTCCGGCGTGAAATCGAGGCCCGTGACCGGGAGATCCGGAATCCCTTCAGCAAGGATTCGCAGGTGACGGCCATTCGCGGGGCCCGCACCTATCTGGGTGACCGCCTGATCCGCACGGCCGCACCGCACCGGATCCTGGACCCCAAGGCCGGGCCCCTGATTGCCGTACGGCTGTCGGTGCTGACCCGCAAGACCCTTGGCGGGCTGCAAACCGATCTGGAGTCGCGGGTGCTGGGCCAGGACGGCGCGCCGGTTCCGGGGTTGTTCGCAGCTGGGGAGGCCGCCGGCTTCGGTGGCGGCGGAATGCATGGGTACCGGTCCCTGGAGGGGACGTTCCTGGGCGGTTGCCTCTTTAGCGGCAGAGCTGCCGGGCGGGCTGCCGCCGGGTAGCTGCCGGGCCTCCGTCGGCATCGGTACCGGACTGCCAAGGCGCCACCCGGAGGAATAAGTGGTGTCGGACCGGGGTTGACCACTACATGCAAACGCATGTGGAGGAGGACCGGATGGTTGATCTTGTTGTGGTTTCGGGTGGCTTGGGCGTTCCGTCCTCGTCACGGATGCTTGCCGATTCCCTGGCTCAGGCGGCACGGGAGGAGATCGAAGCACGGGGCCGTCAGGTGACGGTCTCCACATTCGAACTCCGCGAATACGCCGTTGATATAGCCAACTCCATGGTCACCGGTTATGCGCCGCCAAAATTGGAAGCCCTGATCAGCAAGCTGGTGGCCGCAGACGCGGTCGTGGCAGTGACGCCGGTCTTTACGGCGTCCATGAGCGGGCTCTTCAAGTCCTTCTTCGACGTCATCGACAACAAATCCCTGGACGGCAAACCGGTCCTCATTGCGGCCACCGGCGGCAGCGCCCGGCATTCCATGGTGCTGGATTACTCCATGCGGCCGATGTTCAGCTACCTGCGGGCACGGGTTGTCCCCACGGGTGTTTATGCCGCCCCCGGGGACTGGGGTGCAGGCGAAGCAGGTGCCGGGCCCCTGGATGACCGGGTGCGCCGTGCCGCAGGGGAACTTGCCGCGCTGATGGGGAACGTCCCCGGAGGTACGGCCCAGCAGTCCGGGAACTCACAGCCTTCCCCGGTCTCCCAGCCGGCTCCCTCCCCGCGCGAAACCGCCCAGCAGTTGCCGGCGTCGCTGCCGTTCGAAGAGATGCTCGCGCAGATCCAGCGCAAGTAAACCGTTCGGGACCGCAAACCGATCCGGCACCTGCCGGGGCGGTAGGTGCCGCGCCTATACTTCTGGGACTGTCAGCTCACGCGGAACGGGGTCCGTTCATGGAACCGAGCGTTGTTATCCTTCCGGAACCGAGGGACTACCTGGTCAATGCCGTGCAGGCCGGCGGCGGAGTGGTTGCACCGCTCTCGGAGGCAACCAGGGGGCTGGTCCTGACCGAAGGGCTGTCCCAGGATGCCCTGGAAACGGTCTTGGCCGAGCATCCCGGCATAACGTGGATACAGCTTCCCCTGGCC
This Arthrobacter sp. zg-Y20 DNA region includes the following protein-coding sequences:
- a CDS encoding FAD-binding dehydrogenase; this translates as MQPKDADVIVVGAGLAGLVATAELVDAGRTVILVEQEGQQSIGGQAWWSFGGLFLVNSPEQRRLRVRDSVELAWQDWQGTAGFDREEDFWPRKWAEAYVHFAAGEKRAWLQQMGHRLFPVVGWAERGGYGASGPGNSVPRFHITWGTGPGITAPFEAKVRDGVERGLVRLAFRHRLDDLVLTGGAVTGVRGTVLEPTTAERGTASSRAAVGDFEFSASAVVLTTGGIGGDHDAVRAAWPDRMGPAPKNMLSGVPEHVDGRGIGIAQAAGGRVINPDRMWHYVEGIRNWNPVWKNHGIRILPGPSSLWLDAAGDRLPVPLFPGFDTLGTLEHLRRTGSDYSWFILNKAIIRKEFALSGSEQNPDLTGKSIRDVLKRATAGVPAPVQAFLDHGEDFITANSVEELVAGMNMLAKDSSAQGEAPQLSADAVRREIEARDREIRNPFSKDSQVTAIRGARTYLGDRLIRTAAPHRILDPKAGPLIAVRLSVLTRKTLGGLQTDLESRVLGQDGAPVPGLFAAGEAAGFGGGGMHGYRSLEGTFLGGCLFSGRAAGRAAAG
- a CDS encoding FMN reductase — its product is MVDLVVVSGGLGVPSSSRMLADSLAQAAREEIEARGRQVTVSTFELREYAVDIANSMVTGYAPPKLEALISKLVAADAVVAVTPVFTASMSGLFKSFFDVIDNKSLDGKPVLIAATGGSARHSMVLDYSMRPMFSYLRARVVPTGVYAAPGDWGAGEAGAGPLDDRVRRAAGELAALMGNVPGGTAQQSGNSQPSPVSQPAPSPRETAQQLPASLPFEEMLAQIQRK